One window from the genome of Candoia aspera isolate rCanAsp1 chromosome 15, rCanAsp1.hap2, whole genome shotgun sequence encodes:
- the BCL7A gene encoding B-cell CLL/lymphoma 7 protein family member A — MSGRSVRAETRSRAKDDIKRVMAAIEKVRKWEKKWVTVGDTSLRIYKWVPITEPKVDDKAKNKKKGKDEKCGSEVTTPENSSSPGMMDMHDDNSNQSSIADASPIKQENSSNSSPLPEQSSTGQVDGPGSKSDDAQTDAKEEPGSEDASDEQNSQSSMENSINSSEKVETEPSAENDIATETSKNSQDSEGVPPSKKMKVEAPSQQNIDEI, encoded by the exons ATGTCGGGCCGGTCGGTGCGGGCCGAGACCCGCAGCCGCGCCAAGGATGATATCAAGCGGGTGATGGCGGCCATCGAGAAAGTGCGCAAATG GGAGAAGAAATGGGTGACAGTTGGTGACACATCCCTTAGGATTTACAAATGGGTGCCAATAACAGAGCCTAAAGTAGATGAT AAagcaaagaacaagaaaaagggTAAAGATGAAAAGTGTGGTTCTGAGGTTACTACTCCAGAAAACAGCTCATCTCCTGGGATGATGGATATGCATG ATGACAACAGTAACCAGAGTTCGATAGCTGATGCTTCCCCAATAAAGCAGGAGAACAGCAGCAACTCAAGTCCCTTGCCAGAGCAGAGCTCCACAGGCCAGGTCGATGGTCCTGGCTCCAAGTCTGATGATGCTCAGACTGATGCAAAAGAAGAACCTGGGTCAGAAG ATGCATCCGATGAACAGAATTCACAGTCTTCAATGGAGAATTCCATCAATAGTTCAGAGAAAGTTGAAACAGAGCCTTCAGCAGAAAATGACATAGCCACAGAGACATCTAAAAACTCTCag GACTCTGAAGGAGTGCCACCTTCTAAAAAGATGAAAGTAGAGGCTCCCTCTCAAcaaaatattgatgaaatataA